One part of the Nostoc sp. PCC 7120 = FACHB-418 genome encodes these proteins:
- a CDS encoding NUDIX hydrolase: MPLGRELPQLLKQRLFYKGRKFDFEVNRLRLPNKAEGEWECIRHPGGALAVPVTPEGKLVLVRQYRFAVQGRILEFPAGTLEPTEDALTTVKREIEEETGYSAQKWDKLGEFFLAPGYSDEIIYAFLARDLEKLDTPPKQDDDEDIETVLLTPEELERAILDGEPIDAKSITSFFLARPFLV; this comes from the coding sequence ATGCCATTAGGTAGAGAATTACCACAGCTATTAAAACAGCGCTTGTTCTATAAAGGGCGCAAGTTTGATTTTGAAGTTAATCGCTTGCGTTTACCCAACAAAGCTGAAGGAGAATGGGAGTGCATTCGTCACCCCGGCGGCGCTTTAGCTGTGCCTGTAACGCCAGAAGGTAAACTTGTACTCGTCCGCCAATATCGTTTTGCTGTGCAAGGACGGATACTCGAATTTCCCGCAGGAACTTTAGAACCCACAGAAGATGCCTTAACAACAGTCAAGCGCGAAATAGAAGAAGAGACTGGTTACAGCGCGCAAAAGTGGGATAAATTAGGCGAATTTTTCCTAGCACCTGGCTATTCCGATGAAATTATCTATGCTTTTTTGGCGAGGGATTTAGAAAAGCTAGACACACCACCAAAACAAGACGACGACGAAGATATTGAGACTGTGCTGTTAACACCAGAAGAACTGGAAAGAGCCATTCTCGACGGAGAACCCATAGACGCGAAGTCAATCACTAGTTTTTTCTTGGCGCGACCGTTTTTAGTTTAA
- a CDS encoding helix-turn-helix transcriptional regulator, with product MLNEALRLMRVFHDLSQKEMAERLGISKSYLSEIESGKKIPTLDLLNRYSGLFDIPVSSIMFFSENLDKDVKTEKLRNFVSSKIIAILNFIAERSGNACAED from the coding sequence ATGTTGAATGAGGCTCTAAGGTTGATGAGGGTATTCCATGATTTATCTCAAAAGGAGATGGCAGAGAGACTAGGAATATCCAAGTCGTATCTTTCGGAAATTGAATCAGGTAAAAAAATTCCCACCCTTGATTTACTTAATCGTTATTCTGGTTTATTTGATATACCCGTATCCTCAATTATGTTCTTTTCGGAAAACTTAGACAAGGATGTAAAAACGGAAAAATTGAGGAATTTTGTATCTTCTAAGATTATTGCAATCCTCAACTTTATTGCTGAAAGGTCTGGTAATGCCTGTGCTGAGGATTAA
- a CDS encoding reverse transcriptase family protein: protein MPVLRIKKIGYKLDQSPFYCLQSKAKLATLLGVSRSRLIQLARSESLYIEKEIIHPRRKKSRLVEKPKYELKLIQKRIEGLLKRIEIPKYIHAPTKGRSYVSNAKAHLNSYVISSLDIVKYFPSTKSKRVYWFFHTRMKCSPDVAAILTKLSTYKEHLPTGSPLSPILSYFAHIDMWEEINNIVEDAGCILTVYMDDVTISGDYVSRNLIWQIKKKFHRYGLSSNTKKEKYYIGKNSRKITGVILDFEKGVLKIPNRQHKKMYSIRKQISKETHPDTYAHLMSKLKGLKSQVQQIHKANNTQTNEN from the coding sequence ATGCCTGTGCTGAGGATTAAAAAAATAGGTTATAAACTAGACCAATCACCTTTCTATTGTTTGCAATCTAAAGCAAAACTTGCAACTTTATTAGGCGTAAGCCGCAGTAGGCTCATACAATTGGCTCGCTCGGAAAGTTTATATATAGAAAAAGAAATTATTCATCCAAGGCGAAAAAAATCTCGTCTTGTGGAAAAACCAAAATATGAATTAAAGCTTATTCAAAAGCGAATTGAAGGGCTTCTCAAGCGAATTGAAATACCTAAATATATTCATGCACCAACAAAGGGACGCTCTTATGTTAGTAATGCAAAAGCTCATCTAAATAGTTATGTGATAAGCAGTCTAGATATTGTGAAATACTTTCCATCCACAAAATCAAAACGTGTTTATTGGTTTTTCCACACACGGATGAAATGCTCTCCAGATGTAGCGGCAATTTTAACAAAACTATCTACCTATAAAGAACATCTTCCAACTGGAAGCCCCTTGAGTCCAATTTTGTCATACTTTGCTCATATAGATATGTGGGAGGAAATTAATAATATTGTTGAGGATGCAGGTTGTATTCTTACCGTCTATATGGACGATGTAACAATATCGGGAGACTATGTAAGCCGTAATTTGATTTGGCAGATTAAAAAGAAATTTCATCGGTACGGATTAAGTAGTAATACAAAGAAAGAAAAATATTATATTGGAAAAAACTCGCGAAAAATAACTGGCGTGATCCTTGATTTTGAAAAAGGGGTTTTAAAAATTCCTAATCGACAGCACAAAAAAATGTACAGTATCCGCAAGCAAATCTCTAAAGAAACCCATCCTGACACCTATGCTCATCTAATGAGTAAGTTGAAAGGTTTAAAATCACAGGTACAGCAGATTCATAAAGCTAACAATACTCAAACAAATGAAAATTGA
- a CDS encoding ATP-binding protein — MLLNRFCLSLNADFTKVLVKRKPQLSTWSILLSAIIIAIASAATIYELNQLAERSNDKRLLLTRLKEQVSRLNALEWEGISKGEIDEDLTEELAENKQSTDSILQQLRQIKPQKNLDNIFALHTSYQQAIDNALQLVAQGKTKEAINVDADGIDEIYDDLYAEVTTLEEVYVAQKQQTRQFADIGTTFCLIFASVIIGALSYKYSKSLLNKNQQLEAAFQELKQTQDQLIQQEKMAALGQLVAGVAHEINNPLGIIQASATNTEQALQAALTELPSLHQRLNSQEQESFFQLINQGLKNQPTTLFQPDRSLKRKITAHLQEHNIENARDIADLLIDMGIAEDWESLLPMLKSDHGEWALQFAYDLSCCFSNNQMILNAVDRSAKIVFALKSYSHFDQSGNKQLMQVTTGLETTIAIYQNQLKRNIHLIRDYQDVPDIWGYPDELIQVWTNLIFNAIQAMESGGTLTIAIRKAEEYVEVSITDTGLGIPPEVQQKIFDAFFTTKPAGEGSGLGLHICKKILDKHQGQIKMESNPGHTQFSVCLPILT, encoded by the coding sequence ATGCTTCTTAATCGCTTCTGTCTTTCATTAAATGCTGATTTTACAAAGGTTTTAGTCAAGCGGAAACCCCAACTCTCCACATGGTCTATCTTGTTAAGTGCAATTATAATTGCGATCGCCAGTGCTGCTACTATTTATGAACTCAATCAGTTAGCAGAACGCAGCAATGACAAGAGATTGCTTTTGACTCGATTAAAAGAGCAAGTGAGCAGACTTAACGCCTTAGAATGGGAGGGCATTTCCAAAGGCGAAATTGATGAGGATTTAACCGAAGAGCTGGCAGAAAATAAGCAAAGTACAGATAGCATTTTGCAGCAGCTACGACAAATTAAACCACAAAAAAATCTGGACAATATTTTTGCCCTTCATACCAGCTATCAACAAGCAATTGACAACGCTTTACAGCTCGTTGCTCAAGGCAAAACCAAAGAAGCGATAAATGTTGATGCAGATGGCATTGATGAAATCTATGATGATTTATACGCTGAAGTAACAACCCTGGAAGAAGTCTACGTAGCGCAGAAGCAACAGACTAGACAATTTGCAGATATTGGCACTACTTTTTGTTTAATATTCGCATCTGTTATTATTGGTGCTTTGTCATACAAGTACAGCAAAAGCTTGTTGAACAAAAACCAACAGTTAGAAGCTGCTTTCCAAGAACTCAAACAAACCCAAGATCAATTGATTCAACAAGAAAAAATGGCAGCCTTAGGACAACTGGTTGCGGGAGTTGCCCATGAAATCAATAATCCCTTGGGTATTATTCAAGCATCAGCGACTAACACAGAACAAGCCCTGCAAGCAGCCTTGACTGAGCTTCCCTCTTTACATCAGCGTTTGAATTCCCAAGAACAAGAAAGCTTTTTTCAACTCATTAATCAAGGATTAAAAAACCAACCTACGACACTTTTTCAACCAGACCGTTCACTTAAACGTAAAATTACTGCTCATCTGCAAGAGCATAACATTGAAAATGCTAGAGATATTGCTGATCTCTTGATAGATATGGGCATTGCTGAAGATTGGGAATCTTTACTGCCTATGTTAAAAAGTGATCATGGTGAATGGGCTTTACAGTTCGCTTATGACCTAAGTTGCTGCTTTAGCAATAATCAGATGATTCTCAATGCTGTTGATCGTTCTGCTAAAATCGTTTTTGCGCTTAAAAGCTATTCTCATTTTGATCAAAGTGGCAATAAGCAGTTGATGCAGGTAACTACAGGACTAGAAACTACCATTGCCATCTATCAGAATCAACTGAAACGCAATATTCATTTAATTCGAGATTACCAGGATGTTCCCGACATTTGGGGATACCCTGATGAACTCATTCAAGTCTGGACAAATCTTATTTTCAATGCGATTCAAGCAATGGAATCAGGTGGGACACTGACCATTGCTATTCGTAAAGCAGAAGAATACGTTGAAGTCAGCATTACAGACACCGGATTGGGCATTCCTCCAGAAGTGCAGCAAAAAATCTTTGATGCCTTTTTTACCACCAAACCTGCTGGAGAAGGCAGTGGTCTGGGATTACACATTTGCAAAAAAATTCTTGACAAACATCAAGGACAGATCAAAATGGAGAGCAATCCAGGTCATACTCAATTCAGTGTTTGCTTGCCCATATTAACTTAG
- a CDS encoding DUF5615 family PIN-like protein, translated as MKLLFDQNLSRKLVTRLADIYPGSSHVQFHGLAEKTDTEIWQFARTNDFCIVTQDADFAERSRLYGSPPKIVWLRCGNVPTNQIEVLIRSGVEAIEELLNNPNLHCLELY; from the coding sequence TTGAAGTTACTTTTTGATCAAAATTTGAGTCGCAAATTGGTGACAAGATTGGCGGACATATACCCTGGTTCTAGCCATGTTCAGTTTCATGGGTTGGCAGAGAAGACTGATACCGAAATATGGCAATTTGCTAGAACCAACGACTTTTGTATTGTGACTCAAGACGCAGATTTTGCTGAGAGAAGCCGCCTGTATGGTTCTCCGCCTAAAATTGTATGGTTACGCTGCGGCAATGTTCCAACTAATCAAATCGAAGTCTTAATTCGTTCTGGAGTAGAAGCAATTGAAGAGCTTTTAAATAACCCTAATTTACATTGCTTAGAACTCTATTAG
- a CDS encoding response regulator, whose translation MSNAAILCVDDEVSILKALKEQLKRLFGNRYVYEVAQSSEEAWTVIDELEEDEIKILIIVSDWLMPNVRGDEFLIKVHQRFPEVITVMLTGQADKEAIERAEQQANLYACIRKPWTEEELKSIINSALKQ comes from the coding sequence ATGTCTAATGCTGCTATTCTCTGTGTAGATGATGAAGTTTCTATATTAAAAGCTCTCAAGGAACAACTCAAAAGGTTATTTGGCAATCGATATGTCTACGAAGTTGCCCAAAGTTCTGAAGAAGCCTGGACGGTTATTGATGAATTGGAAGAAGACGAAATCAAAATTCTCATTATTGTCTCTGATTGGTTAATGCCCAATGTTAGAGGTGATGAGTTTTTGATTAAAGTTCACCAACGTTTTCCAGAAGTGATTACCGTCATGCTAACTGGACAAGCTGACAAAGAGGCTATTGAGCGTGCCGAACAGCAAGCTAATCTTTATGCTTGCATCCGCAAACCCTGGACAGAGGAAGAATTGAAGTCAATTATTAATTCAGCCTTAAAACAATAG
- a CDS encoding DUF433 domain-containing protein has protein sequence MSYRNIITIEPDKRGGKPCIRRMRITVYDVLGWLAAGMSHADILEDFPELTEEDIRACLEFAADREHRLVASVGDA, from the coding sequence ATGAGCTATCGCAATATTATCACTATTGAACCAGATAAACGAGGTGGTAAGCCCTGTATTCGACGAATGCGAATTACAGTGTACGATGTTCTGGGGTGGTTAGCTGCTGGTATGTCCCATGCAGATATTTTAGAAGATTTTCCTGAATTGACAGAGGAAGACATCAGAGCCTGTCTAGAATTTGCTGCTGATCGTGAACATCGTTTAGTTGCTTCAGTGGGTGATGCTTGA
- a CDS encoding bifunctional ADP-dependent NAD(P)H-hydrate dehydratase/NAD(P)H-hydrate epimerase, whose amino-acid sequence MLTKKESISQVIVTAAQMREIEGRIFAAGMPVPALMEKVAGLIASRIQDFSSNFEQGRQREQVRILPPFPCVGILVGPGHNGGDALVVARELHFRGYAVWVYLPFDKLKELTSQHLQYAQSIGIPCYGEIEQLPDCDVLVDGLFGFGLERTITDPIASVINQLNEWNKPIISIDLPSGLHTDTGEVLGTAIRATYTLCLGLWKQGLLQDQALDYVGKAELIDFDIPWADVQAVLEDVPKVKRITPATALSTLPLPRPPVTHKYKEGHLLLICGSRRYAGGAILTALGARGSGVGMLSIAVPESLKQLLVSHLPEALVIGCPETESGAIAQLQLPEKTELSSFSAIACGPGLTKDATSIVEEVLASDRPLVLDADGLNILAQLGTIPTLQQRPAVTVLTPHTGEFQRLFPDVADAKHDRVKAVQEAATQSGAVVLLKGARTAIANPQGSVWINPESTPALARGGSGDVLTGLLGGLLAQVANKEIPVEDIVATAAWWHGQAGILAASERTELGVDAFTLSQYLLKVIVGRS is encoded by the coding sequence ATGCTAACTAAAAAAGAATCTATTTCCCAAGTCATCGTTACTGCTGCACAAATGCGGGAAATTGAAGGGCGGATATTTGCAGCAGGAATGCCAGTACCCGCTTTGATGGAAAAAGTGGCAGGATTAATTGCTAGCCGCATTCAAGATTTCTCTTCCAACTTTGAACAAGGTAGACAAAGAGAACAAGTAAGGATTTTGCCTCCATTTCCTTGCGTGGGAATCCTCGTTGGGCCTGGACACAACGGTGGCGATGCTTTGGTTGTGGCAAGAGAATTGCATTTTAGGGGTTATGCGGTTTGGGTTTATTTGCCTTTTGATAAACTCAAGGAATTAACATCACAGCATTTGCAATATGCTCAGAGTATAGGTATACCTTGTTATGGAGAAATTGAGCAATTACCAGATTGTGATGTTTTGGTTGATGGGTTATTTGGCTTTGGCTTAGAAAGAACAATTACCGATCCCATTGCTTCAGTAATTAATCAGTTGAATGAATGGAACAAGCCAATTATTAGTATTGATTTGCCTTCAGGTTTGCACACTGATACAGGTGAGGTTTTAGGGACTGCGATTCGAGCAACTTACACCCTGTGCTTAGGTTTGTGGAAACAAGGTTTGTTGCAGGATCAGGCTTTAGATTATGTAGGTAAAGCTGAGTTAATTGATTTTGATATTCCCTGGGCTGATGTGCAAGCTGTGTTGGAAGATGTACCCAAAGTCAAACGCATTACACCAGCAACAGCTTTATCTACTTTGCCTTTACCTCGTCCACCAGTAACACACAAGTATAAGGAAGGACATTTACTGTTAATTTGTGGTTCACGACGTTATGCTGGGGGGGCAATTTTGACGGCTTTGGGTGCTAGGGGTAGCGGTGTAGGGATGTTATCAATTGCTGTACCCGAATCTCTGAAACAGCTTTTGGTATCACACTTGCCGGAAGCATTAGTGATTGGTTGCCCAGAGACAGAAAGTGGAGCGATCGCCCAGTTACAATTACCAGAGAAGACAGAGTTAAGTTCCTTTAGTGCGATCGCCTGCGGCCCTGGTTTAACGAAAGATGCTACATCTATTGTGGAAGAAGTCTTAGCAAGCGATCGCCCTTTAGTTCTCGATGCCGATGGTTTAAATATTTTGGCACAGTTGGGGACAATACCCACACTGCAACAGCGCCCAGCAGTAACAGTACTCACACCCCACACAGGCGAATTTCAACGATTGTTTCCTGATGTTGCTGATGCTAAACATGATCGAGTCAAAGCCGTGCAGGAAGCAGCCACCCAAAGCGGTGCGGTGGTATTGTTAAAAGGAGCGAGAACTGCGATCGCCAATCCTCAAGGTTCAGTATGGATTAATCCCGAAAGTACGCCGGCTTTAGCTCGTGGTGGTAGTGGCGATGTGTTAACGGGGTTATTGGGTGGATTGTTGGCACAAGTGGCAAATAAAGAAATACCTGTAGAAGATATTGTGGCTACGGCTGCATGGTGGCACGGGCAAGCAGGTATTTTAGCCGCCAGTGAGCGCACAGAGTTAGGCGTGGACGCATTTACGTTGTCACAGTATTTGTTGAAGGTGATTGTTGGTCGCTCTTAG